TGTATTTCTCCCGTGAGCTGCTGACGAGCGAGCTGGAGAAGGTGCGAAAGGAGAACGAGGGCAAGGACAAGAACCGCAACGGCATCCTGCTGGCGAATCCTGACTGCCCGCAGACGAAAACGCTGACGCACTCGATGTGGTCGCTGTACAATCTGCTGCCTGCGAAGAGCAAACAGAAGGCGCACCGGCACAACTCCATCGCGCTGGATTTCGCGGTGAAGGCCACGGAGGGCGTTTACACCATGATCGGCCGCGATCTGGATGCCGATGGCAACATCATTGACCCGGTGCGCGCCAACTGGGTGGCCGGTGGCGCGTTTGTGACGCCGCCCGGCTGGTGGCACTCCCACCACAACGAAAGCGACGAGGACGCCATCGTGCTGCCGGTGCAGGATGCGGGTCTGCACACCTACATGCAGACACTCGACATCCAGTTTGCGCGTGGGTATTGAGGCGGGGCGTTGTGAAGGCTATGCCGGGTGGCGCACCAAAGAGGCCTAGCGGCTGGGGCGTCGAAGATTCCGGGTTGGCCTTGGTTCCGGGATGTACGGACGGTGTTGTGACGACGGCGCTGGTGATAATTTTCAAGACGGGTGAACCAGGCTAGGGAGCGCCCGTGGTGGAACATACAAGGCCCTGAGCTGAACGTCAGAACTCAAGGAGGCTAGATTTTGGAACGAGAGGTAATGACGGTTGCCCTTTGGAAAGGGGGCGCTGATTTTTTGACTGAGGCGGAAATTTTCACTGCCGTCATTCGGTGGCAGCCTGTTAGACAACCTTAATAAGTTGCTGGAGAACCAAGTCTATAACACCCGCACTTGTGTAAGCCGCATATTCCCGCCACTTGTCATCTTTAACTCCATCAGCAAAGTCTGTGACCGCTTTGGCGGAAAGAACGAATGGCCTAGGTACACCAAAGTGGTTAGCGGCGCAAAAAACGCCATATGTTTCCAAATCAAATCCAATCAGTTTTCTCCAGTTAGTGCGTGTTTCCTCCAAAGAGCCATCAAACGCTAAAACCGTGGATCCGGTGGCTAGGGGACCAATTCTAATCGCTAAGTTGTGATTTGGTTTATGACCTCTCCATTTGGAGCGAATTGCAGTTAAAGCATTTTCGTCAGCCGCAACTGATCGAACAATGTCAGATATGAAAGAGTCCAACCTAAATGGTAGTGGATCAGGTAAGAACGTATTTGAATTCTCACCGGCCTTCAGTTTACCACTAAGATAATCAAAGGAAGGATCTGCAACTAAAACGTCCCCGTACTCAACTTCTCCTTTCACACCTGCAGCAATACCGGCCATTACTAAATATTTGGGTTTGAACTCATGAATCATCCTTGAAGCGAGTACTGCTGCAGCGGGCATTCCCATCTGTTGAGCGGCCATTGCTGCTATGCGAAGAGACTTATCACCGGAAACCAGAGTTCCTTTATAATACTGTCTTGAATCAGATGAGCAGTGAGCAACGCTCCATGAGTAGTCCAACTGGAGGACCGCTTTCAATTCAGGATCGTGGAGGGCAGTAAGAATACATACATCGAAGCCAAAGTCACTATTCTGCCGATCATGGTCTACGAGAAGCCGCTCTACTTCAATTGAAATTGTGGATTGCCACCCATACACTGAGCGATCGTAGTGCAACACAACAACGTTATTGTTAGCAAAGGCAGCGGAAGTCTCGTCTTTTATTTCCTGATATGCCGTTAGAGCAATAATGGAACGGGGTCGTTGATAGCGTGGACTACTGCACACTGCTGTGATTAAATCGACTCCTCCGCGGGGCCTCGGTGTATCGTCATTTCGCTGGGGCAGATGAATGTCGAGAATACACAAGTCAAATGTTTCAGACAACATTTTTTCTTTGGCACTAATAATGCAAGTAGCTTCTTTAATGTCGAGCTCATGCGCTTTTGGCACACTTCTAATAGCGTCAAGAATTGAAGCTCTCTTCTCCGGGCTGTCGTCTACAATTAATATTTTGATCATTTTAGACCTCCATGTGAAAGCCAATGTTTAAGTTCAACCTCCCATGTTGTCCCCTGCGCATTGTAAAATATAGTAGTCTGATAATTCTCGAAGCCTTCTTCCGCCAATTGCTGCTTTAAGACATCGAGGGAAATGCAACTTTTTCCCTCACCAAAATGGGTAAATTGTGTGACAACAACAACCGGCGTTTTGACACCCTTGTGCTTAAGCTTTCTTAAAATATCTTTCCCTCCGAAGGGCCTGTTCCGACCTCCACTTTCCGAGGGAGATTTATCGAATGTAGGCATTGACATATCTAATAATATTAAGTCAAAAGGCTCTTCCTCTAAGAGGCGTGCCAAAGCACTTCTATATGAGCAGCAAGACTCTATAAAAATCGAGGGCGTATGCTGTAGTATGAACGACCTCAGTTGGGCCAGCTTATTCTGGTCATCTTCTACTATCAGTATTTTCATAAATAAGATTTTTATACGGCAGCGAGACCTGGGCGAAAAAACGATTTCCTTCCACAAAGTCAAAAATAAGTTTGGGGTCACATTGTAAGTCAACCCTACTTATGCGTTCAATCTTCTGCAGGCCACTACCCCCCTCGATGGGAACGGAACTAAAACGGTTTCCTTGCCCGACATCCAGAAGAACAGAGCGGAGGTGTTCTCTTCTGG
Above is a window of Prosthecobacter vanneervenii DNA encoding:
- a CDS encoding phosphorylase family protein, whose protein sequence is MIKILIVDDSPEKRASILDAIRSVPKAHELDIKEATCIISAKEKMLSETFDLCILDIHLPQRNDDTPRPRGGVDLITAVCSSPRYQRPRSIIALTAYQEIKDETSAAFANNNVVVLHYDRSVYGWQSTISIEVERLLVDHDRQNSDFGFDVCILTALHDPELKAVLQLDYSWSVAHCSSDSRQYYKGTLVSGDKSLRIAAMAAQQMGMPAAAVLASRMIHEFKPKYLVMAGIAAGVKGEVEYGDVLVADPSFDYLSGKLKAGENSNTFLPDPLPFRLDSFISDIVRSVAADENALTAIRSKWRGHKPNHNLAIRIGPLATGSTVLAFDGSLEETRTNWRKLIGFDLETYGVFCAANHFGVPRPFVLSAKAVTDFADGVKDDKWREYAAYTSAGVIDLVLQQLIKVV
- a CDS encoding response regulator, whose product is MKILIVEDDQNKLAQLRSFILQHTPSIFIESCCSYRSALARLLEEEPFDLILLDMSMPTFDKSPSESGGRNRPFGGKDILRKLKHKGVKTPVVVVTQFTHFGEGKSCISLDVLKQQLAEEGFENYQTTIFYNAQGTTWEVELKHWLSHGGLK